One region of Oryza glaberrima chromosome 7, OglaRS2, whole genome shotgun sequence genomic DNA includes:
- the LOC127778574 gene encoding F-box only protein 13-like, whose product MAAAVVARCGGAKKRKGEGLGEMHDDVLELVLARLPPASYFRLRGVCRRWSDAASSPTFLAACGRVPARDPWFLMLSEGEGQERRLPAVAFDAGEGEWARCGGAPGHVMPVVAASGGRVLYRAPDTGELTVANPLTGASRVLPAPPPGAALHAVAMYGSSPYRVVLITGDLPDLSMTVFDSSKNAWDDAVALSRKPDASSPERDAEGGGGGGGDDETVYFLSKSGDVMATNMQRSASRQYSSAVTCGDGGEAVAYFLSNSGAVVACDLSRRAFAELPRILPVYFEYSIDVVACGGRAYVVVLSELLGTASLRLWEFAGGAWRQVAAMPPAMSHAFHGKKADVNCVGHGDRVMVCVSSGEANGCFMCDVPTNRWEELPPCAGAGGEPMDFVAAFSFEPRMEVTV is encoded by the coding sequence ATGGCTGCTGCGGTAGTGGCGAGGTGTGGTGGTGCCAAGAAGCGGAAGGGCGAGGGGCTCGGGGAGATGCACGACGACGTGCTCGAGCTCGTCCTGGCGAGGCTCCCGCCGGCGAGCTACTTCCGGCTCAGGGGGGTGTGCCGGCGGTGGAGcgacgccgcgtcgtcgcccaCGTTCCTCGCCGCGTGCGGCCGCGTCCCCGCGCGCGACCCGTGGTTCCTCATGCTGTCGGAGGGGGAGGGGCAGGAGCGGCGTCTTCCGGCCGTCGCgttcgacgccggcgagggggaATGGGCGCGGTGCGGGGGCGCGCCGGGGCACGTGATGCCGGTGGTGGCCGCGTCGGGGGGTCGCGTGCTGTACCGCGCGCCGGACACCGGGGAGCTCACCGTGGCCAACCCGCTCACCGGCGCGTCCCGCGTGctgcctgcgccgccgcccggcgccgcgCTCCACGCCGTTGCCATGTACGGCTCCTCCCCCTACCGCGTCGTCCTCATCACGGGCGACCTCCCGGACCTCTCCATGACGGTGTTCGACTCGTCCAAGAACGCGTGGGACGACGCGGTGGCGCTGTCCCGGAAGCCGGATGCCTCGTCGCCCGAGCGCgacgcggagggcggcggcggcggcggcggcgacgacgagacgGTCTACTTCCTGAGCAAGTCCGGCGACGTGATGGCGACCAACATGCAGCGGAGCGCGTCGAGGCAGTACTCGTCCGCCGTCacgtgcggcgacggcggcgaggccgtggcCTACTTCCTGAGCAACTCCGGCGCGGTGGTGGCCTGCGACCTGTCGCGCCGCGCCTTCGCCGAGCTCCCCCGGATCCTGCCCGTGTACTTCGAGTACTCCATCGACGTCGTGGCGTGCGGCGGCCGCGCCTACGTGGTGGTCCTCTCGGAGCTCCTCGGCACGGCCAGCCTGCGCCTGTGggagttcgccggcggcgcgtggcggcaggTGGCCGCGATGCCGCCGGCCATGTCGCACGCGTTCCACGGCAAGAAGGCCGACGTCAACTGCGTCGGGCACGGCGACCGCGTCATGGTCTGCGTCAGCTCCGGCGAGGCCAACGGCTGCTTCATGTGCGACGTGCCGACCAACCGCTGGGAGGAGCTCCCGCcgtgcgccggcgccggcggcgagcccatGGACTTCGTGGCCGCCTTCTCGTTCGAGCCAAGAATGGAGGTCACCGTCTAA